Proteins encoded by one window of Sinorhizobium arboris LMG 14919:
- a CDS encoding transporter substrate-binding domain-containing protein: MKKLMIALTIAALVSGGASAADLGGKLLKVGSDTTSPPMESIDPATGQIVGFDIDVVNAICAKINCQAEFVTTGWDGIFAALDQGNFDLVASGVSITEERKKAMDFSDSYIVNSQAVLMRVEDQGVSLEDFKSKGKKLSAQANTTDAQVAEGVVGKENVVAYDSFSAAIIALKNKDVDGVVINGANAAAYEREFVGELVVAIRDLESDPLGLVFRKGDANVAAFNEGLKMIRDDGTLGQLVNKYWGVK, from the coding sequence GTGAAAAAATTGATGATTGCACTCACGATAGCGGCCCTCGTCTCGGGCGGCGCCTCGGCCGCCGATCTCGGCGGGAAGCTGCTGAAGGTCGGCTCGGACACGACCTCTCCGCCGATGGAGAGCATCGATCCCGCGACCGGCCAGATCGTCGGTTTCGATATCGATGTGGTAAATGCGATCTGCGCCAAGATCAATTGTCAGGCGGAATTCGTGACCACCGGTTGGGACGGCATTTTCGCAGCGCTCGATCAGGGCAACTTCGATCTCGTTGCCTCGGGCGTGTCGATTACCGAGGAACGCAAGAAGGCCATGGACTTCTCCGATTCCTACATCGTCAACAGCCAGGCGGTGCTGATGCGGGTCGAGGACCAGGGCGTGTCGCTGGAGGACTTCAAGTCGAAGGGCAAGAAGCTCTCCGCCCAGGCCAACACCACCGATGCACAGGTCGCGGAAGGGGTGGTCGGCAAGGAAAACGTCGTCGCCTATGACAGCTTCAGCGCCGCGATCATCGCGCTCAAGAACAAAGACGTCGACGGCGTCGTCATCAACGGGGCCAATGCTGCCGCTTACGAACGCGAGTTCGTCGGCGAACTCGTGGTCGCGATCCGGGACCTCGAATCCGATCCGCTCGGCCTCGTCTTCCGCAAGGGCGATGCCAATGTCGCTGCCTTCAACGAAGGACTGAAGATGATCCGCGACGACGGCACGCTGGGTCAGCTCGTCAACAAATACTGGGGCGTGAAGTAA
- a CDS encoding TRAP transporter small permease → MEISRSPEETIPLISLRRADEAIGVAALLVIVFSILWGVVSRYVFPQPAAWTYELAMMAFAYLVFFGAVAGVRLGTHAAIDVLVAALPDSWRKAVAWFNYVLLALFFIVMTILFAWQAWTSRNVHTIALDLSRSLSYAPLALASAGMFVQHLIVERPWAIRPHRNLESLI, encoded by the coding sequence ATGGAAATCTCACGCTCGCCGGAGGAGACGATTCCTCTCATCAGCCTGCGCCGCGCCGATGAGGCTATTGGCGTCGCAGCGCTCCTCGTCATCGTCTTTTCGATCCTCTGGGGGGTCGTCAGCCGATATGTCTTCCCGCAGCCGGCCGCCTGGACCTATGAACTGGCGATGATGGCCTTCGCCTATCTGGTCTTCTTCGGTGCCGTCGCCGGCGTCCGCCTCGGCACGCACGCAGCAATCGACGTGCTCGTTGCGGCTCTCCCGGACAGCTGGCGGAAAGCCGTCGCCTGGTTCAACTATGTGCTGCTTGCGCTCTTCTTCATCGTCATGACCATCCTCTTTGCCTGGCAGGCCTGGACCTCCCGCAATGTGCATACGATCGCACTCGATCTGTCGCGCAGCCTGTCCTATGCGCCTCTGGCGCTCGCTTCAGCCGGGATGTTCGTCCAGCATCTGATCGTCGAGAGACCCTGGGCCATCCGTCCGCATCGCAATTTGGAATCGCTGATATGA
- a CDS encoding MaoC family dehydratase — MDEFTPTVGVSSTRPADMPEDHAALPVWNAENWFYEDWPVGQRIRSLRRTIGESDSHLFNTLVVDIHPYVQDQMFAEREGIFGRRLVAGAFVFSAGLGLVATNCVNAFSYGYDRLRFIKPVFIGDTIYTIRTNMEKAPRYKDLGLVRASYQVFKNEGELVLYCEHLQTVKYKNPADFAGKTEK, encoded by the coding sequence ATGGATGAGTTCACGCCCACTGTCGGAGTTTCTTCGACACGTCCCGCCGACATGCCGGAAGACCATGCCGCTTTGCCGGTCTGGAACGCCGAAAACTGGTTCTACGAGGATTGGCCCGTCGGTCAGCGCATCCGGTCGTTACGCCGGACGATCGGCGAGAGCGATAGCCACCTCTTCAATACCCTGGTCGTCGACATCCATCCTTATGTCCAGGATCAGATGTTTGCGGAGCGGGAAGGCATTTTCGGCCGTCGCCTCGTTGCCGGCGCCTTCGTGTTCTCGGCCGGTCTCGGCCTCGTCGCGACCAACTGCGTCAATGCCTTCTCCTATGGCTACGACAGGCTGCGGTTCATAAAGCCGGTCTTCATTGGCGACACGATCTACACGATCAGGACCAACATGGAAAAAGCACCACGCTACAAAGACCTCGGGCTCGTTCGCGCCAGCTACCAGGTCTTCAAGAACGAGGGTGAACTGGTGCTCTACTGCGAGCATCTGCAAACGGTGAAATACAAGAACCCGGCGGATTTCGCCGGCAAGACCGAGAAGTAG
- a CDS encoding SDR family NAD(P)-dependent oxidoreductase, with translation MLITGASRGLGQELGRQYAAAGWRVIACGRQPSARNGENGIERRILDVTDARSVAALAESLGERPIDVLINNAGIRGGTGGLSAVEAEDFLEVMRVNALAPILIVRALLRNLLAGGDRIVANISSRAGSLAEGTLDDDEGDYAYRCSKAALNMATVKLAQDLRPYGVTVLSLHPGWVRTDMGGPQANVPVAESAAGLRTVIERARLAESGSFRAFDGRMVSW, from the coding sequence GTGCTGATCACCGGCGCATCGCGGGGCCTTGGTCAGGAACTTGGACGGCAATATGCAGCCGCCGGCTGGCGGGTGATCGCCTGCGGCCGCCAACCTTCGGCAAGGAACGGGGAAAACGGCATCGAGCGGCGGATACTCGACGTTACGGACGCGAGGTCCGTGGCGGCGCTTGCCGAAAGCCTCGGCGAGCGGCCGATCGACGTCCTCATCAACAATGCCGGAATCCGCGGCGGCACAGGCGGACTGTCGGCCGTCGAAGCCGAGGATTTCCTAGAGGTCATGCGCGTCAATGCCCTGGCGCCGATCCTGATCGTGCGGGCGCTGCTCCGCAATCTCCTGGCCGGCGGCGATCGGATCGTCGCCAATATCAGCAGCCGCGCCGGATCGCTTGCCGAGGGCACGCTCGACGACGACGAAGGGGACTATGCCTATCGCTGCTCGAAAGCGGCGCTGAACATGGCAACGGTCAAGCTCGCCCAGGACCTGCGCCCGTACGGTGTCACCGTGCTGTCGCTCCACCCCGGCTGGGTCAGAACCGATATGGGCGGTCCTCAGGCCAACGTGCCGGTTGCGGAAAGTGCCGCAGGCCTGAGAACGGTCATCGAAAGGGCCCGGCTCGCCGAGAGCGGCAGCTTCCGGGCCTTCGACGGAAGAATGGTATCGTGGTGA
- a CDS encoding amino acid ABC transporter permease → MSFLRSVRPSNLIILTALPFIIYLFASSGDYQRSLRAILGVENGSSAFVPGFIALLVAFGSGVAVLVFSRAKAPRPRLSLAAASINLASAAIMLLSDAVHPYLASVLANAVDSSTSDLVVKGLSPRQLTDAADTTLRGIEAVLLPAYFALTLIGFMLFFGAGKASAPESLLRRAGAWSIGAVNGAGLLFILFFAHIAFAAGVATTVRAAIAAYLLAAIIGLLWVGLLQLHYTVRTSLIFALATLALALAAAWFLLQPPTAYVLAGRLDGRVAIVSNTPSGLIGAVRFGQYPGAPGEEAAVRTFLGPTEAIAAMEKNEVTAALLPAAAAPGGLPLLWETAALNDRDRAAGITFAVLAIILGLLTFGGHLHRRHPLAIGSEFVVDTIRGIPMLVIVLYVGLPLSGALKDATQGVLDPPNLMRGIVAMALAYSAYLAEIFRSGINAIPIGQIEAARSIGLNRWQTARLVVLPQAFRIIIPPLGNELIAILKDTSLLSILSIRDITQRMREFQSASFLPFAPYNSAAIFYIFLTLAAASLINMIERKYDIKHR, encoded by the coding sequence ATGTCGTTCCTGAGAAGCGTGCGGCCCAGCAATCTGATCATTCTGACAGCGCTGCCGTTCATCATCTATCTTTTCGCCTCCTCCGGAGACTACCAGCGTTCGCTGAGAGCCATTCTCGGAGTCGAGAACGGCTCGTCCGCCTTCGTGCCGGGCTTCATTGCGCTGCTCGTCGCCTTTGGCTCGGGTGTCGCCGTTCTCGTCTTCTCCCGAGCCAAGGCGCCGCGGCCGCGGCTGTCGCTTGCTGCGGCATCGATCAATCTCGCTTCAGCGGCCATCATGCTTCTGAGCGACGCCGTTCATCCCTACCTTGCGTCGGTCCTCGCCAATGCCGTCGATTCCTCCACGTCCGATCTCGTCGTGAAGGGGCTTAGCCCTCGGCAACTGACGGATGCCGCGGATACGACCCTGCGCGGCATCGAGGCCGTTCTTCTTCCGGCCTATTTCGCGCTTACGCTGATCGGCTTCATGCTTTTCTTCGGTGCCGGCAAGGCATCTGCGCCGGAAAGCCTCCTGCGCCGCGCAGGAGCGTGGAGCATCGGCGCCGTCAACGGTGCGGGACTCCTGTTCATCCTCTTCTTTGCGCATATCGCCTTTGCCGCCGGCGTGGCGACGACGGTTCGTGCAGCCATTGCCGCCTATCTTCTCGCAGCGATCATCGGACTCCTCTGGGTCGGATTGCTTCAGTTGCATTATACGGTGCGCACCAGCCTCATCTTCGCGCTCGCGACGCTCGCTCTGGCACTCGCCGCCGCCTGGTTCCTGTTGCAGCCTCCCACGGCCTATGTGCTTGCGGGGCGTCTTGACGGCAGGGTCGCGATCGTCAGCAACACGCCGTCCGGCCTCATCGGCGCGGTGCGCTTTGGCCAATATCCGGGCGCGCCCGGTGAAGAGGCGGCGGTGCGAACCTTTCTGGGCCCGACCGAGGCCATCGCGGCGATGGAGAAGAACGAGGTGACGGCGGCGCTTCTGCCAGCGGCAGCGGCACCTGGCGGCTTGCCGCTCCTTTGGGAAACGGCGGCTTTGAACGATCGCGACCGGGCCGCAGGAATCACTTTCGCCGTTCTGGCAATCATCCTCGGTCTGCTCACTTTCGGCGGCCATCTGCACCGGCGTCATCCTCTGGCGATCGGCTCGGAATTCGTCGTCGATACGATCCGCGGCATTCCGATGCTGGTGATCGTTCTCTATGTCGGCCTGCCCTTAAGCGGGGCGCTGAAGGATGCGACGCAAGGCGTGCTCGATCCGCCGAACCTGATGCGCGGCATCGTCGCCATGGCGCTTGCCTATTCCGCCTATCTGGCGGAAATCTTCCGCTCGGGCATCAACGCTATCCCGATCGGTCAGATCGAAGCGGCCCGCAGCATCGGGCTCAACCGGTGGCAGACGGCGCGGCTGGTGGTCCTCCCGCAGGCGTTCCGGATCATCATTCCGCCGCTCGGCAACGAGCTGATCGCGATCCTCAAGGACACGTCACTCCTGTCGATCCTGTCGATCCGCGACATCACCCAGCGCATGCGCGAGTTCCAGTCGGCGAGCTTCCTGCCCTTTGCGCCCTATAACTCGGCAGCCATCTTCTACATCTTCCTGACGCTCGCGGCGGCGAGCCTGATTAACATGATCGAGCGGAAATATGACATCAAGCATCGATAA
- a CDS encoding substrate-binding domain-containing protein, with product MRPTTLGVLSGLGSRGRRIGVDVDVVAYDDINVSAYFTPPITTFYQPIEVLGRTLGEFLLRRMAGEDARALKQVFRPALIERQPDNLGGRLPQSA from the coding sequence TTGCGACCGACCACGCTCGGCGTGCTTTCGGGCCTGGGCTCGCGCGGACGGCGGATCGGCGTCGATGTCGACGTGGTCGCCTATGACGACATCAATGTCAGCGCCTATTTCACCCCGCCGATCACCACCTTCTATCAGCCCATCGAGGTTCTCGGGCGAACCCTTGGGGAGTTCCTGCTGCGGCGAATGGCGGGGGAGGATGCCCGGGCGTTGAAACAGGTTTTCAGGCCGGCGCTGATCGAAAGACAGCCCGACAATCTCGGCGGGCGGCTACCTCAAAGTGCTTGA
- a CDS encoding TRAP transporter large permease, translating into MTLFHLAGPSLLVVVLLLLSTPITWAMAIGAFAFFLINMDMIPLANFAQEMAEGSQSVSLLALPLFVLAGCIMNASGITRRLLALADVLVGHMTGALAQMCTVLGTLLGGLTASANADAAMLAKTLGIEMSQRGYSRAFAAVITSSAAIITSLIPPSIGLIVYGFLAETSIGRLFAAGVMPGLVLATGLMVTTYFIARKRGYEPLRKERATRAEGIRALIDGLWALSIPVVIFAGTRYGLFTTTEAGAVVVVYVLFVAVFGYREFTFRQIPEVLAEAVRDSAVVMIMICAAAALGFYLAWEQVPQAMSGWLGEATDNPLLMLLLINVLLIVIGTAIEGSAALIILTPMLIPIIDGVGIDRVHFGVVFITNLTIAGITPPVGGLMYISSMVLKVPMMAYAREVLPYLAMMMVILVMLSTFPQLSLWLPNLVYGTSAVQ; encoded by the coding sequence ATGACCCTGTTCCATCTGGCCGGTCCCTCGCTTCTCGTCGTCGTCCTGCTTTTGCTGTCGACGCCGATCACCTGGGCCATGGCGATCGGAGCATTCGCCTTCTTCCTCATCAATATGGACATGATCCCGCTCGCCAATTTCGCGCAGGAAATGGCGGAGGGCAGTCAATCAGTTTCCCTGTTGGCGCTGCCCCTGTTCGTTCTTGCCGGCTGCATCATGAATGCGTCAGGCATCACCCGGCGTCTTTTGGCGCTCGCAGACGTGCTGGTCGGCCACATGACGGGCGCGCTGGCGCAGATGTGCACCGTGCTCGGCACCTTGCTCGGCGGACTGACCGCATCTGCCAATGCCGATGCGGCGATGCTCGCCAAGACGCTCGGCATCGAGATGTCGCAACGGGGCTACAGCCGCGCCTTCGCCGCGGTCATCACATCGTCGGCAGCGATCATCACGAGCCTCATTCCGCCGTCGATCGGCCTTATCGTCTATGGCTTTCTGGCGGAGACGTCCATCGGCCGGCTCTTCGCGGCGGGTGTGATGCCTGGTCTCGTGCTGGCGACGGGGCTCATGGTCACCACCTATTTCATCGCCCGCAAGCGTGGCTACGAGCCGTTGCGCAAGGAGCGCGCCACCCGCGCAGAGGGCATCCGGGCGCTGATCGACGGGCTCTGGGCGCTGTCGATCCCGGTGGTGATCTTCGCCGGTACGCGATACGGTCTCTTCACCACCACCGAAGCCGGTGCGGTGGTCGTCGTCTATGTGCTCTTCGTCGCGGTGTTCGGTTACCGCGAGTTCACCTTCCGCCAGATCCCGGAGGTTCTTGCCGAGGCCGTTCGCGATTCGGCCGTGGTGATGATCATGATCTGCGCGGCGGCAGCCCTCGGTTTCTATCTCGCCTGGGAGCAGGTGCCGCAGGCCATGTCCGGTTGGCTCGGCGAAGCCACCGACAATCCGCTCCTGATGCTGCTCCTCATCAACGTCCTGCTGATCGTCATCGGCACGGCGATCGAGGGGTCGGCGGCACTGATCATCCTTACGCCGATGCTGATCCCGATCATCGACGGTGTCGGTATCGACCGTGTGCATTTCGGCGTCGTTTTCATCACGAACCTGACCATCGCCGGCATCACGCCGCCGGTCGGGGGACTGATGTATATTTCGTCCATGGTGCTGAAGGTACCGATGATGGCCTATGCCCGCGAGGTGCTGCCTTACTTGGCGATGATGATGGTCATTCTCGTCATGCTGAGCACGTTCCCGCAGTTGTCGCTTTGGCTGCCGAACCTGGTCTATGGGACGAGCGCGGTCCAATAG